From a single Capsicum annuum cultivar UCD-10X-F1 chromosome 12, UCD10Xv1.1, whole genome shotgun sequence genomic region:
- the LOC107850312 gene encoding catalase (The RefSeq protein has 3 substitutions compared to this genomic sequence), with protein MDLSKYRPSSAYDSPFLTTNAGGPVYNNVSSLTVGPRGPVLLEDYHLIEKLATFDRERIPERVVHARGASAKGFFEVTHDISHLTCADFLRAPGVQTPVICRFSTVVHTRGSPESIRDILGFAVKFYTREGNFDLVGNNVPVFFNRDTKSFPDTIRALKPNPKSHIQENWRILDFFSFLPESLHTFAFFYDDVCLPTDYRHMEGFGVHAYQLINKAGKAHYVKFHWKPTCGVKSMTEEEAIRVGGTNHSHATKDLYDSIAAGNYPEWKLFIQIMNPEDVDKFDFDPLDVTKTWPEDILPLMPVGRLVLNRNIDNFFAENEQLAFNPGHIVPGVYYSEDKLLQTRIFAYADTQRHRIGPNYMQLPVNAPKCAHHNNHRDGAMNFMHRDEEVDYLPSRFDPCRPAEQYPIPSCVLTGRREKCVIPKENNFKQAGERYRSWAPDRQDRYINKWVESLSDPRVTHEIRSIWISYLSQADKSCGQKVASRLTVKPTM; from the exons ATGGATCTCTCTAAG TATCGCCCATCAAGTGCATATGATTCCCCTTTCTTGACAACAAATGCTGGTGGTCCTGTCTACAACAATGTATCTTCCTTGACTGTTGGACCTAGag GGCCTGTTCTTCTTGAGGATTATCACTTAATTGAGAAGCTTGCGACTTTTGATCGTGAGCGGATACCTGAGCGTGTTGTTCATGCTAGAGGTGCCAGTGCCAAGGGCTTCTTTGAAGTCACTCATGATATTTCTCATCTTACCTGTGCTGATTTTCTCCGAGCTCCTGGTGTTCAAACACCTGTTATTTGTCGCTTCTCTACTGTCGTCCATGAGCGTGGAAGCCCCGAATCCATCAGGGATATTCGCGGTTTTGCTGTCAAATTTTACACCAGAGAG GGTAACTTTGATCTTGTTGGAAACAATGTCCCCGTCTTCTTTAATCGTGATGCAAAGTCATTCCCTGACACGATTCGTGCATTGAAACCAAATCCAAAGTCACACATTCAGGAAAACTGGAGGAtccttgatttcttctctttcctCCCGGAGAGTTTGCATACGTTTGCTTTCTTCTACGATGATGTTTGTCTCCCGACAGATTACAGACACATGGAAGGTTTTGGTGTTCACGCTTATCAATTGATCAACAAAGCTGGGAAAGCACATTATGTGAAGTTCCACTGGAAGCCAACTTGCGGTGTCAAGTCCATGACGGAGGAAGAAGCTATTAGGGTCGGAGGTACTAATCATAGCCACGCCACCAAGGATCTCTACGATTCAATTGCTGCTGGAAACTACCCTGAGTGGAAACTTTTTATCCAAATTATGAACCCTGAGGATGTTGACAAATTCGACTTTGACCCTCTTGACGTAACCAAGACCTGGCCTGAGGATATCTTGCCATTGATGCCAGTTGGTCGATTGGTATTGAATAGGAACATCGATAACTTCTTTGCAGAGAACGAGCAGCTCGCATTTAACCCTGGCCATATTGTCCCTGGTGTCTACTATTCGGAGGATAAGCTTCTCCAGACTAGGATATTTGCATATGCTGATACTCAGAGACACCGTATTGGACCAAACTATATGCAGCTCCCAGTTAACGCTCCCAAGTGTGCTCATCACAATAATCACCGTGATGGTGCCATGAACTTCATGCATCGCGATGAGGAG GTGGATTATTTGCCCTCAAGGTTTGATCCTTGTCGTCCTGCCGAGCAGTACCCAATTCCTTCCTGTGTCTTGACAGGAAGGCGTGAAAAG TGTGTCATTCCGAAAGAGAACAACTTCAAGCAGGCTGGGGAGAGATACAGATCCTGGGCACCTGACAG GCAAGACAGATATATCAACAAATGGGTTGAGTCTTTATCCGATCCCCGAGTCACTCATGAGATACGCAGTATATGGATATCATACTTGTCTCAG GCTGACAAGTCTTGTGGTCAGAAGGTCGCTTCTCGTCTCACTGTGAAGCCAACAATGTGA